The DNA window ATCCATGGGCCCTCACGCACCTCAGGCCAAGATTCCATGTCAACATCGTAATGTCGCCAAGCCGACCGCCAAGTAGCCCACCCCCAGCAGTGCATGTACCGAGAGAAGTAGTAGCTGTACTCGCTCCGAGGCCTCGGCTGGAAGTTGTCTCCAGAAATCGACATCACATGGCTGTGATCCGCATACCGGTCAAGTAATTCCTCACAGAAAGAAAAAAAGGAGCGATCCGGCATACAGTCATCTTCCAAAATAATGGCCCGGTCGACGTGATCGAAGACCCAGTTCAATCCAGATACGACCCGCTGCCTCAATCCCAGATTTTCGTCGGCATAGTTCCGATGTACTAAGCTTTCACAACGAATATCTTCAACAACCGAACGCGTTTCTCTACATCGCCTCTTTTCGTCAGGACGCCCAGATCGGGGACCATCCGCAATCACAAATAGCTGCGGCGGACATGCCTCTTGGATCGCCTCGACGACGCGGCGCGTCATGCTAGGACGACGAAAAATAAATAAGACGATAGGAATATCCACGAATCTGTACAACAACAAATAAAGTTTACAGAGACAAAATCGCTACTTCAATGAGTCTCCGGAATCTGACCCTGTAACGAGTTCGTTTCCAAAATTATTCCGAATAACCGACCGAATTCGGAACGGCACAAATAGTGCTTTTCCCATCTGTACAAACACGCCGTGAAGCCGTCGCCAAATCAGACAGGAGAGAAACACAGCAACAACCTGTGATATCAGAGTCGCCCAAGCAGCCCCTGTTCCAGCGTAGCTAGGAATGAGAATATAATTGAGCCCGACATTTACAATCGCCCCTACAACAGCAGTGATCATTGAGAAACGAGTAAAGTTCTCTGTTACAAGCCACTTTCCTCTTCCTGCTCCCAATGAAACAAACAGAAATGCCCAAATGTGGACTTTGAGGATAGACCCGGACTCAGAGTATTCTGCCCCGAATACTAAACCGACAAGGGGCTCAGCAACAAGAGTCATCGGGATGACGATAACGTAGCTAAGGAGTGCGAGTATATCGTAGAAGGCCTGCATCCGCTTTTGATACACCTCCTCAGAGGCATTTTCTTTTGAGGTCACAATCTTTGGAAAAACCGACCCCGCAATTGCAGTTGGGATGAAATACCAAAGTTCTGACACCTTAACGGCGGTTGCGTAAATCCCCACAGCCGATTCTCCGACCATTTCCCCTATCATCACTTGGTCGATCTTCATATACACAGCAACTGAAAGGCCCGCAAAGATCAGAGGCCAAGCATCCCTCATCATTTGTCGAGCTGTCGTCCATTCAAATTTCCACGGTGGATTTCCTTTTTCTGGTACGTGCCGATACATCAGATACGTCCCAATTACTTTGAGTCCAGTCTGCACCACCACAAGGATAACAAATGCGAGCACTGAGAATCCTGCGAGGATACAGGCAATCTGCGATCCCGCATAAAGGACCGTCACTCCACTGCGGACCCAAACAGGGTACTTCGATTTGATCTCAGATTTAAACCATAGCTTAAAGACATCAGCGGACTTGAACACCAGTTCTACAGAGACGACTAGGACTGCGATCTGAGTGATCCATTCATCACTGACCGAAAAGATCGTTGCCGCCACTACTCCAATCGTGAGCACGCCGGCCACCATACGCAACGCAAACGCCGTCCCCATCACCTTACCTTCACTCCACTTTTTGCTCGACAAATTTCGCACAACAATGCCGTCAAGCCCAAGTGTGGTCACCACCGTAAATAGCCCTACAAAACTCAGCGCATAACTGTACACACCGTATTTTTCGGGACCCAAATAGCGGATAACCCACACACCCACTAGGAAACGGACCGTCATATTCACGATCCGTTCGAACATTAGCCAACTTGTATTTCCGAGAATCTTTCGCAGAGTCGGACTGTCCCTAATCCTGCGCTGGAGGAATCCAGGTAGCAACCGACTCCACCAAGACTGCACATTATCAGTCGCTTGACTGCGCAAAGTGTGTACCCCGTCGGTTAGAGTTTTGACTTGATGCTTCAATGGTCCTATATATTGGAAACCATTTCCAAAAAACGTCTCGCCTGAGCCATAGGACCATAATGTTTGTAAGCCCACTTCCGCCCCCTTATTGCTATATCTTTCACCTTTTTCATATCGCGAAATACTTCAACCGCTGTATCTGGACTGTTAAGATCAACACCTATATAGTGGCGTAGGTTCGAGGGATAAACTGGAAGCAAAAAGCCGTATTTCTCAAAGTCTAAATGTATTGGCGCACTACCAGCGGCCCATGCCTCCCATAAACGAAAACTATCCCATTGACCAACTTTTTTAGGGTACATACCTAATCCATACATTTTCGACAATACACCATTCATGACTTTTCTCCCAACCTTTGACAATGAATAATTTGACATGAATATACTAGGTGGCAAAAAGAACCCACCAAACGCAAGGGTTGCCAAAGAACTTTCTAATCTTTCATAATATTTTGGATAATGACGTCTTCCTGTCATTTTCCAAAGCTTTAAATCCCTTTCATTTTCTGGCTTCTCTTCAAAGCTATCAACTTGACTATCTACATTTATAAAATTATTGATATTTTTCACAACTCTCATGTCAGCAACACTTCTTATTTCATGCCCTACCCTATAATTTTTAAGTACTTTCTCTTTTTTGTTATTATTTTTGTTGTTTTTTGTGTACTTTTTTATTCTATTAGTTATCCCAAATGGCCACGGGAAATAGTTTTCAGGATAATCTACCCATTTTGACATATGTGACCTTAATACTATATCAAACTTTTTCACCTCCTCCCTATACATCAAACCAAATTCGTCTAATTGATCTAAAAGAACATTTACACCTCCGTTAATATTACTTATGTCTACTTTATTTTCTTTTAAGAATTTAGAGTTATATACAACAATATCACACATGCTTGGTTGTATATTGTTAGACCTCTCAAACAACCATCCATCTTCTTTACTCCAATAATTCACATTAGAATATATGTTGTTTCCTAACTCGACTAGTCCTTCGGCTAACGCGATTTGACCGTGTTGATAACTAGCTGACGATGGTGATTTATACTTTGCGCAGTAAAAAAATATATCCATCTTACAAATAAAGGTATTTTGTATACCAATTTTTTTTCACAACACGTTTATTGTTAAAATATCAATGTTTTACCACATCAATAATTCAATTTTTAAGTAATCTAAATTTTACTTAAAATACAAATATAAACTCCCACCCTATACGCATATTCATATAACACGCTTATTTTTCAATTTTTTTCTTTTTCACTAACACGTTTACCATCTTTGGAGCTATTTTTCCACACTAACTAATAGGTATACTTCTTTTTATCTCACAGACTTTTTTCCTCCTTTGTGAATCCTTTATATTGCCGATAAAAAAGGAAACGAATGCTCCCCCTATTCCGATGAGTCCCCCAAGGGTCAAATACAGCAGTACAATCAACGTACGTTGTGGTGCACTCCGATTCATCGGAGGAAGCGGCTTCTCCACCACAGTCACCACCGGCTGCCGCCGCTGCAGATCAAGCCGTGTTTGAGTGAGTTGGCTCTGGAGTTCGCTGTAGAGCTGTTCTTTAAAACTCACCTGCCGCTGCAGCCGATCACGCCTAAACTGAAGGGACGCCGTAGTTGGATTCTGATTTCGCTCCAAAAACTGCGCCAGTCGTTCTTCGGCTGCCTCCAATTCTTGCTCCGCCTCCTCAAATCGTCCTTCTACAAACTCAAGACGCTCGCGCACCTTCTCCGTCCGGATCTCGCGCACACGCGTCGAGAAGTGATCAAGAAAGCTTTCTGCCACTGAAGCTGCTAACTGTGGTCCACCAGCTGTCACCGAGATCGTCATGAGGCCCGTCTCCTCGTCAACCGACGCCGAAATCTTGTTCGAGATCGATTTCAGGGCCGCGTCTTCCTCTTCGCTCGGGATCATCAGCTCCCCTGTGTCCGTCATGCCCGCCGGAGCAGGAGACCCGGAAACTGCCTTTCCCAACAATCCCTTCAACGTCCACGGCAGCCACAGTGTGTAGTCCAGAACGGTGCTCAGCGACCCAGCCGGACGATTCACGTATTCCACATACGTCATCCGCTTCTCGACATCTGGAAACCGAAACGTGTCCCGTACCACAGCCAATCGCACCTCGCGACTCTGCAACACGTCGGGGTAGGCCGCAGGCGTGAGGCCACTGGCCGTCCCCCCCAAACTCATGCCAAGCCCGGAAAGCGCCCCTCCCGCCAATCCTCCAGACAGTCCACCGGGTAGCCCTCCCCCCCCTCCCTCCTGTGCCTCACGCACAACTCGTGCCTCCGAGGTAAACTCTTCCGGCGCGAGCATAGCGTACGTTACCCCCAACAGCGTGAAGACAAGCATCGTCCGCACGATGAGTGTCTTGTTTCGTGTCAGGACAAGCAGGATGTCTAGTAGTGACACCTCGTCTTCCCGAGGTCTCCTGCGCCCTAACGCCTCATTATCCGGTGAGGTGGGGTCGGTACTGCCCTCGGTCTGGCCTTGCGGTGCAGAGTCATTCATTCAGCGGTGAATACAAATTGGTGGGGAGGAGACGAAACGTATCGCCTCACCCATTCTTCTGAACAACGATTTCTTCTCGCGCGTCTTCCATGTCGCGGTTGACCATTTCTTCGGCCAGTTGCTCCAGCGAGCGGGAGGGCGTCCAGCCCAGCTCTTCGCGCGCCTTTTCGGCCTTGCCCAGCAGCTGATGCACCTCCGTCGGGCGGTAGTAGCGCGGGTCGATCTCCACGACCGGCCGCCCGCTCTCCGCGTCGTACCCGACCTCGTCCTCGTCGGAGCCCTCCCACACGAGCTCCATCCCCGCCGCCTCGAAGGCCATCTCGCAAAACCGCCGCACCGTCGTCGTCCGCCCGGTCGCCAACACGTAGTCCTCCGGCTCCTCCTGCTGAAGCATCCGCCACATCCCCTCCACGTAGTCGCGGGCGTGGCCCCAGTCCCGCTCCGCATCCAAATTCCCGAGGTAGGTCTTCTCCTGCAGGCCGGCCTGAATGCGAGCCGCCGCCCGCGTGATCTTCCGCGTGACGAAGGTCTCCCCCCGCCGCGGGCTCTCGTGGTTGAAGAGGATGCCGTTGGAGGCGTGAATGCCGTAGGCCTCCCGGTAGTTGACCACGATCCAGTAGGCATAGAGCTTCGCTGCCGCGTACGGGCTGCGCGGATAGAAGGGCGTCTCCTCGGTCTGGGGCACCTCCTGCACCTCCCCGTAAAGCTCCGACGTGGAGGCCTGGTAGAAGCGCGTCTTCTCCGTCAGGTCCAGGATCCGGATCGCCTCCAACAGCCGAAGCGTGCCCAGCGCGTCGACCTCCGCGGTGTACTCCGGCGTGTCGAAGCTGACCTGCACGTGGCTCTGGGCCGCCAGGTTGTAGATCTCGTCCGGCTGGGTCTCCTGCACGATCCGGATCAGGTTCGTCGAGTCGGTCAGGTCCCCGTAGTGAAGGAAAAAGTCGACGTCCTCCTCGTGGGGATCGGTGTAGATGTGGTCGATCCGGTCGGTGTTGAACTGCGAGGCCCGGCGCTTGATGCCGTGCACCTCGTAGCCCTTCTCCAGAAGGAGCTCTGCGAGGTAGGAGCCGTCCTGCCCAGTAACACCGGTGATCAGGGCCACCGGGCGGTCTGCGCCCGCGCGGTCCTCCGGAATTTTGCTCGTGACTTCTTTGTCGGTTGGCATCGGGTCCTCAGCAGCGTCCAAAAAGGGAAAGAAGAAAAAGTAAGAGGGAAAGAGAGGCGCCAGGCAATAGCTCGGCAGCAGCTAGGCGGCAACAATCCCGCCTTCGTGCTTCCGGTACCAGTCGTAGGTGTTCTGGAGGCCCTCTCGAAGCGAGGTCTCCGCCTCCCAGCCGAGCGCGTCCAGGCGGCTCGTGTCCACCAGCTTCCGCGGGGTGCCGTCCGGCTTCGAGGGGTCGTGTTCAATCGGCCCGTCGTGGCCGACCACCTCCTGGATCAGGGCCATCAGGTCGTTGATCGAAAGGTCCTCCCCAACCCCCACGTTCAGCATGCCCTCCGGCGCCACCTCCCGAATCGCCTCCTCCGGCGTCTCCAGCACAAAGCGCACCGCATCGGCCAGATCCTGCGCGTAGAGAAACTCCCGCTTCGGCTCACCGGTGCCCCAGAGCGTCACCGGCGCGTCCGAGCCGTCCGGCGCGGCGCCCTTCGCCTCGTGGGCCTTCCGCAACAGCGCCGGCAGCACGTGGCTCGTCTCCAGGTCGAAGTCGTCGCCCGGCCCATAAAGGTTGGTCGGCATCAGGGTCAACATGTCGTCCCCGTGCTGGCGGTGGTAAGCCTCGCACAGCTTGTGCCCGGCAATCTTGGCCACCGCGTACCACTGGTTCGTCGGCTCCAGCGGGCCGGTCAAGAGGCTCTCCTCCGACATCGGCTGGTCGGCGTGCTTCGGGTAGATGCAGGTCGAGCCCAGAAAAATCAGCCGATCAACACCCGTTTCGTGCGCGGCCTGAATGACTGACTGCTCGATCGCGAGGTTGTCCCCAATAAAGTCTGCCGGGTAGCGGTCGTTGGCCAAAATGCCGCCGACGCGCGCCGCGGCCAACACCACAAAGTCCGGCTGCTCCTCCTCAAAAAACGCCCGCGTCGCCTGCGGGTCCCGCAGGTCCAGTGCCTCGGAGGAGCGCCCGATGAGGTTCGTGTAGCCGGCCTCTTCCAGGTGCGACCAGATGGCCCGCCCCACCATCCCCCGGTGGCCCGCAACGTAGATTTTTGCGTCTGGAGACTCCAGCTTCATAAATATTCCGGCTACGAGCATCAATCAGGAAGAGTACAATCGTTCCCGAGCTGAGCTTTTCTGCTCTGTACAATGGCCGAGAACCAAAAAAACGTACTGCCTAACTACAGGAATCCAGTAGTGGACGACCTGTCCCTGGCCAAACCTCCCCACTCTCCAGAGTTCCTTTCCCCCCATCAGCGAGGCGGGTCTTAGTTAAACACCCGCGTTGCGAGCACCAGGACCGTCAGGGCGCTCGACAGGATCGAGGTCACGTTGGAGGCAATCTCGGAGTAGTCGATCGGCTCCTCCCGCTCCGGCTCTTTCTCCACCCGGATGACGGCCCCGTCGTCCACGGTGGGGGTCCGCCGGAACCAGCCGGCGTCGACCTGGAACGTAGCGCCCGACGCCTGGGTCAGGAAGATGGCTTCCGTATTGGGCCGCACGCCGCCGGCCCGCTCCAGATAGTACTCTACGCGTCGTCCCTCCTCGTGCTTCAAGAGGCCCTCATTCGCCACGTTGCCCCGAATCGCCACGGTGTTGGGCTGGGTCGGGATAACGATCTCGTCGCCCGGCTGCACGATCACGTCCTCCTCCGGATCCCCCTGCACGGCGCGCTTCATCTCGACGATCACCTGCTCGCCGGACCGCCGCGCGAAGAAGTCTTCCGAGCCTTCGGTCTCGCGCAGCAGGCGCCCGCCTTTCAGGTACCCACTCGACCGGATGCCGCCGGCGCGCTCAATGACGCTGGACAACCGCTCCTTATTCTGTAGAAGCGTATACTCACCCGGATATCGCACCTCGCCCCGCACCGTGACGGTCTGCTGCGGCTGGAACGACGGGTCTTTCCGAACGAAGACGCGGTCCCGGTGCTGAAGCCGGAACGCGGCGGCGGCCTGCAGGGCTTCGGTCGTGTCCCCCACCGAAAAGTCGACGTCTTCCGGATCCGTTCCCTCCTCCACGAGGGGCACACTGATGGTGTTTGCCCGGAGGGTTTCCTGTCCTTTCTTCTCCACCATACGCGTCACCTCGACTTCCTGCAGGGAGGCGCCCTCTGTAAACCCATTCGCCTGCAGGATGAGGTCCTTGAGGGTCATGTTGTCGCGGTATGTGTACCGTCCGGTGTCGCGCACGGCCCCACTCACCTGCACAAACTTCTCGTCGAGACGCTCAACGGTGGCCGGATAAATGCGAATCTCGTCGTCCGGCCGGAGTGTACGAGACGCCATTCCCTCTCCGTCCAGCGCATCGCCAAGATGAAAGGGAATGACGCGCTCCTTCTCGCCGTTCGCCGACACGCGAAACAGGTCGGCGCGACCGAGAAAGACGCCCTTGAGGTATTCTTCGTCGGTCAGCCCGCCCCCTTTTCGGAGAAGGCTCCGGACCGTCATTCCTTCCCGAAAGCGATACGAGCCGGGATCGCGCACCTGACCCGTAATCTCGACCGTCCGGTCGGCCCGCATCTTTTGCACGGAGGCCACGTGCAGGCTGTCGCCCGGCTGGAGGACGAGGTTGGCTTGCGGCTGGTCCGCCATGACGGCCTCCAGGTCCAGAGAACGTGCCGTCTGGGTCAGCGAATCGTCGATGCGCACGAGATCGGACTGTTCGCGGTACGCATCGCCCGTGAGGCCGTCGGCCTGCTCAATCAGGTCCTTCACGGTGCGCACGTTCTGTCCCAGCTCGTACTGCCCCGGCTGAAATACGGCCCCCGTCACCTGCACGGCCTCGATCTCGGCCTTCACCGCTGGATCCTTGGCCTCGGTCAGCGAGAGGATGCGCACCCGGTCGCCATCGGCCAGCGAGACCTGTGCGGAATCGGACCGCACCGCCTGTAGGTCGGCGTCTATGACCTTCCGGGCCACCGACGGCGACTCGCGCTCCGAGAACGGCACGATGCGCTCAATCTGAAAGCGCTTGGCGTACGCCTTCGGCTTGAGCCCGCCCGCAAATTCAAGCAGGTCGGCCACCGTCTCGCCCTCCCTCATTTCGTAGTAGGCCGGCCGCTTGACCGCCCCCGTAATCGCAACGGTCTTGCCCCGCGGTGGCACAAAAATGTGGTCGCCGGTTCGCAGTTGGACGGAGTTCGTGCTATACCCCTTCAGCAGATAGTCGTAGAGGTCCACGTTGGAAACGAGCTCCCCCTCTCGAATCACCTTCAGGTTGCGAAGTGTCCCTCGGCGAAGGGGGCCGCCCACACTGTAAAGGGCATTAAAGACAGTCGCGTAGCTGCTCACCATGTAGCCCCCCGGCTGGGCCACCTCGCCCAACACAAAGATCTGCGACGGCCGGACCCGGGTCAGGCTGAGATCCATGAACACCGTGGGCGGATCGCTCGTGAGCCCGGAGTAGCTCCGGGAGAGCCACCTCTTCATTTCCTGCCGTAAGTCATCCATCGACTTGCCGGCCACCGTAAACTGTCCGACGTTGGGCACCGTCACCCGACCCGCCCGGTCGACCTGCAGTTCGTACGTAAACTGGGCGCCGCCCCACACCGTAAGCCGCAACTCGTCCTGCGGCCCCACGATGTAGCTGCCGTCGGTGGGCCCGGTCGGCTGCGGGGTGAACGCCTCCGGAATGGTGTCGAACGTGTCGTAGCCGAAGTACTTCAGGGTGTCCCTGTCGGCCCGGGCCGAGTCACGCTCCGGAAATTCGCCCTCTGGGAAAATGGTGATCTTTCGGCCTGTGGCCAGCGTGACGGTCGTGTCCTGCGTCGACGCTCCAACAAAGAGGGTCCACGTCCCGGCACTGGAGTCCGCCGGAATGGTGATGTCGCCGCGCCAGGTGCCCTCAATCACGGAACCGCGCACCCGCTGCACGTTGCGGAGCCGCACGGAGTCGCCCCCTGCCGTGAGAAACCCGGGCTGCACGATCTGGATGCGATTTCGACTGCGGAGCGGCACGCTCACCTCTACGTCCACGGGCAGTTCCTCAGACGCAATACTGTCGGGCTCAATCCGCGGCGTCCCCGCCAGTACAGGAAACGGCGGGTTGACGGGAATCTGGGCCCCGAGCGAGTCGGTTCCGGTGGTGTCCTGACGGGCCCGGGCCGCCTGCAAAAGGGCCTGCACACGGGCCGGCGGCACGCCCAACTGGCGCGCACGGCGCGCGGCCTCCTGTGGGCGCGATGGATCGAGGCCCAGCTGGCGGAGGCGCTGCTGGGCTTGCTCAACGGTCATCCCCCGCTGTTCGAGTTCTTCTTGGGCTGCCTCCGGAAGATCTTCCTGCTGCTGCGCCGAGACCGGCCCAGCGACGAAGAAAGCCAAGAGAACGAGACAAAGTCCGGCGCCGACGCGTTGCATGAACGAGGAACCAATCCAACGAAAAGACCTGATACACGACCCCTCTGGTGGAGGGAGGACGGAGACCCTGTTTTCCTGTGCGCTCGTCGCCCCATCCGCTGCCCAGGTTCTCGCAGACCGAACGCGGGTCGGAGCGTGTACGTCTGCTTCCCCGCCTGGGAGGAACGGTTCCGTAGTTACCGTGCCTCGCCAGGCTCTCAACGTATAAAGTCAAACAGCGTCTAGCGCGGAGTCCCCGCAACATCCGCATATTCAGAGGACCCGCCAGAAATACTTGGTAAGCCCCACACGTCGGAAACGCGAATAGCAGCCGCACATCCGCCCTCAACTTATTCAAATCTTCGCTACCCGTATAGCGGATCGTGAAATTGCGTGTCGGACGCGACGCACTCCGCAGATCGTCTATCCAAGCGACCGCTTCGGAACCATCGGGTGCGGCCCCAAGCATCGCCCCTCTTCCGCACGACTGCATAGCCCCCTGGAGCACTGACCCCTTCGGTCCC is part of the Salinibacter sp. 10B genome and encodes:
- a CDS encoding flippase; protein product: MGLQTLWSYGSGETFFGNGFQYIGPLKHQVKTLTDGVHTLRSQATDNVQSWWSRLLPGFLQRRIRDSPTLRKILGNTSWLMFERIVNMTVRFLVGVWVIRYLGPEKYGVYSYALSFVGLFTVVTTLGLDGIVVRNLSSKKWSEGKVMGTAFALRMVAGVLTIGVVAATIFSVSDEWITQIAVLVVSVELVFKSADVFKLWFKSEIKSKYPVWVRSGVTVLYAGSQIACILAGFSVLAFVILVVVQTGLKVIGTYLMYRHVPEKGNPPWKFEWTTARQMMRDAWPLIFAGLSVAVYMKIDQVMIGEMVGESAVGIYATAVKVSELWYFIPTAIAGSVFPKIVTSKENASEEVYQKRMQAFYDILALLSYVIVIPMTLVAEPLVGLVFGAEYSESGSILKVHIWAFLFVSLGAGRGKWLVTENFTRFSMITAVVGAIVNVGLNYILIPSYAGTGAAWATLISQVVAVFLSCLIWRRLHGVFVQMGKALFVPFRIRSVIRNNFGNELVTGSDSGDSLK
- a CDS encoding Wzz/FepE/Etk N-terminal domain-containing protein, with protein sequence MNDSAPQGQTEGSTDPTSPDNEALGRRRPREDEVSLLDILLVLTRNKTLIVRTMLVFTLLGVTYAMLAPEEFTSEARVVREAQEGGGGGLPGGLSGGLAGGALSGLGMSLGGTASGLTPAAYPDVLQSREVRLAVVRDTFRFPDVEKRMTYVEYVNRPAGSLSTVLDYTLWLPWTLKGLLGKAVSGSPAPAGMTDTGELMIPSEEEDAALKSISNKISASVDEETGLMTISVTAGGPQLAASVAESFLDHFSTRVREIRTEKVRERLEFVEGRFEEAEQELEAAEERLAQFLERNQNPTTASLQFRRDRLQRQVSFKEQLYSELQSQLTQTRLDLQRRQPVVTVVEKPLPPMNRSAPQRTLIVLLYLTLGGLIGIGGAFVSFFIGNIKDSQRRKKVCEIKRSIPIS
- the gmd gene encoding GDP-mannose 4,6-dehydratase encodes the protein MPTDKEVTSKIPEDRAGADRPVALITGVTGQDGSYLAELLLEKGYEVHGIKRRASQFNTDRIDHIYTDPHEEDVDFFLHYGDLTDSTNLIRIVQETQPDEIYNLAAQSHVQVSFDTPEYTAEVDALGTLRLLEAIRILDLTEKTRFYQASTSELYGEVQEVPQTEETPFYPRSPYAAAKLYAYWIVVNYREAYGIHASNGILFNHESPRRGETFVTRKITRAAARIQAGLQEKTYLGNLDAERDWGHARDYVEGMWRMLQQEEPEDYVLATGRTTTVRRFCEMAFEAAGMELVWEGSDEDEVGYDAESGRPVVEIDPRYYRPTEVHQLLGKAEKAREELGWTPSRSLEQLAEEMVNRDMEDAREEIVVQKNG
- a CDS encoding GDP-L-fucose synthase; the protein is MKLESPDAKIYVAGHRGMVGRAIWSHLEEAGYTNLIGRSSEALDLRDPQATRAFFEEEQPDFVVLAAARVGGILANDRYPADFIGDNLAIEQSVIQAAHETGVDRLIFLGSTCIYPKHADQPMSEESLLTGPLEPTNQWYAVAKIAGHKLCEAYHRQHGDDMLTLMPTNLYGPGDDFDLETSHVLPALLRKAHEAKGAAPDGSDAPVTLWGTGEPKREFLYAQDLADAVRFVLETPEEAIREVAPEGMLNVGVGEDLSINDLMALIQEVVGHDGPIEHDPSKPDGTPRKLVDTSRLDALGWEAETSLREGLQNTYDWYRKHEGGIVAA
- a CDS encoding SLBB domain-containing protein, with amino-acid sequence MQRVGAGLCLVLLAFFVAGPVSAQQQEDLPEAAQEELEQRGMTVEQAQQRLRQLGLDPSRPQEAARRARQLGVPPARVQALLQAARARQDTTGTDSLGAQIPVNPPFPVLAGTPRIEPDSIASEELPVDVEVSVPLRSRNRIQIVQPGFLTAGGDSVRLRNVQRVRGSVIEGTWRGDITIPADSSAGTWTLFVGASTQDTTVTLATGRKITIFPEGEFPERDSARADRDTLKYFGYDTFDTIPEAFTPQPTGPTDGSYIVGPQDELRLTVWGGAQFTYELQVDRAGRVTVPNVGQFTVAGKSMDDLRQEMKRWLSRSYSGLTSDPPTVFMDLSLTRVRPSQIFVLGEVAQPGGYMVSSYATVFNALYSVGGPLRRGTLRNLKVIREGELVSNVDLYDYLLKGYSTNSVQLRTGDHIFVPPRGKTVAITGAVKRPAYYEMREGETVADLLEFAGGLKPKAYAKRFQIERIVPFSERESPSVARKVIDADLQAVRSDSAQVSLADGDRVRILSLTEAKDPAVKAEIEAVQVTGAVFQPGQYELGQNVRTVKDLIEQADGLTGDAYREQSDLVRIDDSLTQTARSLDLEAVMADQPQANLVLQPGDSLHVASVQKMRADRTVEITGQVRDPGSYRFREGMTVRSLLRKGGGLTDEEYLKGVFLGRADLFRVSANGEKERVIPFHLGDALDGEGMASRTLRPDDEIRIYPATVERLDEKFVQVSGAVRDTGRYTYRDNMTLKDLILQANGFTEGASLQEVEVTRMVEKKGQETLRANTISVPLVEEGTDPEDVDFSVGDTTEALQAAAAFRLQHRDRVFVRKDPSFQPQQTVTVRGEVRYPGEYTLLQNKERLSSVIERAGGIRSSGYLKGGRLLRETEGSEDFFARRSGEQVIVEMKRAVQGDPEEDVIVQPGDEIVIPTQPNTVAIRGNVANEGLLKHEEGRRVEYYLERAGGVRPNTEAIFLTQASGATFQVDAGWFRRTPTVDDGAVIRVEKEPEREEPIDYSEIASNVTSILSSALTVLVLATRVFN